CGCCATCGAGGCGGGGGCCAGCAGGAAGAGCGCGCTCGTGCGGGCGACCATGTACACCCCCGCCGTGACCATCGTGGCGGCGTGGATGAGGGCGGAGACGGGGGTGGGGCCCTCCATCGCGTCCGGCAGCCAGACGTAGAGGGGGATCTGCGCCGATTTCCCCGTGGCCCCCACGAAGAGGAGCAGGGTGATCGCCGTGGCGATCCCCGTCGTCAGGACGCCGCTTTCCGCAAGCCCCGGGATCCGGGCGAAGACCTCGGTATAGTCGACCGTCCCGAACGTCCAGAAGATGAGGAAGATGGCGACGAGGAAGCCGAAGTCGCCCACCCGGTTCACGATGAAGGCCTTCTTCCCGGCGTCGGCGGCGCTTTTCTTCTCGTACCAGTACCCGATCAGCAGGTAGGAGCAAAGCCCCACCCCTTCCCACCCCACGAACATGATCAGGAAGTTGTTGCCGAGCACGAGCAGCAGCATCGCGAAGGTGAAGAGGTTCAGGTAGACGAAGTACCGCGCGAAGGCCTTCTCGTGGGACATGTACCCCACGGAGTAGACGTGGATGAGGAAGCCGACGCCGGTGACCACCAGGATCATCACGGAGGAGAGCGGGTCGAGCTGGAAAGCTGCCGGTGCGGAGAAGCCCCCCGCCGTAACCCACGGGAAGAGGACCTGGACGAAGAGACGGTCGTGGGCCGGGCGCGCGGCCAGCGCGAGGACCGAAAGGAGCGACACGACGAAGGAGGCCCCCACCACCGCGGGTCCGAGGAACGCGACCAACTTCCGGTACGGGGGAGCCATGGGTTGGCCCGCCCCGTGGGACGAAGCCCCATGCCCGTGTTCTTCGCTCCCCGCCTCCGGAAGGAGGAGCGGGCGCTCGGCGAAGATTGCGATCGCGCTGTTCACGATTACCCCCAGGAGGGGGAGCGCGGGGACGAGCCAGAGGTAGTTGAGGATCCCGCCTACCATTTGAGCACGCTCAGTTCCGTGACATCGACCGTTTCCTTCAGGCGGAAAATTGCGATCAGGATCGCCAGCCCCACCGCGGCCTCGGCCGCCGCGACGGTCATGACCATGAAGGCGAACACCGACCCGGTGACGTCCCCCCGGTGGGAGCCGACCGCGATGAACGCCACGTTCACGGCGTTCAGCATGATCTCCACGCTCATGATAATGATCAGCACGTTCTTGCGCGCCACCACTCCCGCGACCCCGATCCCGAACAGGATCCCGGAGAGAAGCAGGTATGCCGACGGTTCCATCATTTACGAAGGTCTCCGCTTCGGGCGCGCCAACGCTTCGCGCACCGTCAGATCTTCCTCTTCGCCAGCGTGATCGCCCCGATCATCGCGGCCAGGAGCAGGACCGAGGTGATCTCGAAGGCGAGAAGGTAGTCGGTGAACAGCGCTCTCCCCACGGCCTGGACGGAGCCGGAGTCCACGGCGGGCGTCCCCGCCATCCCGGATCGGCGGGCCACCAGGGCGGACTCGAGAATGAGAAGCCCCGCGACCAGGACCCCCAGGAAACGGATCCCCGTCACCCGCTCCACCGGCAGCTTGTCCTCCGGGACGTTGATCAGCATGATCACGAAGATGAACAGGACGACCACCGCCCCCGCGTAGACGATGACCTGGATCGCCGCGAGGAAGTGCGCCTGGCGCAGGACGAACAGCGCCGCGACGGCGAAGAGCGTGAGGATGAGGTAGAGCGCGGAAGCCATCGGGTGCTTCCGCGTGACCACCATGATCGCGCCCCCCGTTGCGATGGCGCCGAAGATGACGAAAAGGACCGGTTCCATGTCCGCTCCTATTTTTCCAAAAGCATGTCGATCGTGTAGATGAGCTTCTCCCGGGTGTGCTCCGCAGGCGTGTACCACCCGGTGTCCATCCGGATCGCGTCGCACGGGCACGCCTCCACGCATTGCCCGCAGAAGATGCACCGGAGCATGTCGATGTCGAACCGCACGGGATACTTCTCGACCTTCGGGTCGGGGGACTCCCCCGCGACGATCGTGATGCACTTGGCGGGGCACGCCGTGCCGCAGCAGTAGCACGCCACGCACCGGGGCGTCCCGTCGGGGCGCTTCATCAGCCGGTGCAGCCCCCGGAACCGGGGGGGCATCACCCTCCGCACCTCCGGGTACTCGATCGTGGGGATGTTCTCCTGGCGCACGATGTTGCGCAGAAGGTGCCCCATCGTCACCCCGAGCCCCTTGACGATCTCGACCAGGTAGAGGGCCTCCGTGGAAGACATCTTCCGGGGCCGAGCGACCTTGATGATCCCGATGGCCATCCCTCCGTCACCCGCCTCCGCCGATCAGGAGCAACACCAGCCCCGTCACGAAGATATTCGCCAGGGACAACGGCAGCAGCACTTTCCACCCCAGGCGCATCACCTGGTCGTACCGGAACCGGGGGATCGTCCACCGGACCCAGATGAAAAGCCAGGCGAAGAAGAGCACCTTCCCCACGAACGCCCCGATCCGCAGGAGGAGCACCAGGGCGGCGGGGAGCCCGAAGGAGATCCCCAGGGGGAATTGGAATCCGGAATCCGCAAGGTAGGGAACCTGCCAGCCGCCGAAAAACAGCGTCGCGATCAGGGCCGAGCCGACCACCATGTGGATGTACTCGGCCATGAAGAAGATCGAGAACTTGAAGGAGGCGTACTCCGTGTGGAATCCGGCGACGATCTCCGACTCCCCCTCCGGGAGGTCGAAGGGAGTCCGGTTCGCCTCCGCGTAGACCGCCACGAGGAACAGGAGAAAGCCGAGCGGCTGCACGAACACACCCCATTTCGGCAGGACCCCCCACAGGAGCGTCCCCTGGGAGGCCACGATCTCCGAAAGCCGGACCGACCGGAAGACCATCACCAGTCCGATGATGGAGAGCCCGAGGGAGACCTCGTAGGAGACCATCTGCGCCGAGGAGCGAAGGCCTCCCAGGAGGGGGTACTTGCTGTTCGAGGCCCACCCCGCCAGGATCACGCCGTAGACCGCCATCCCCGAGATGGCGAAGATGTAGAGGATCCCCACGTTCAGGTCCGCCACCTGCAGGGCGACCTCGCGCCCCGCGATCACGACCGGCGGCCCGAAGGGGATGACCGCGAAGGTCATGAGCGCCGGGGCCAGGGCGAACATCGGGGCCATCTGGTAGAAGAGCCGGTGGGCGTGATCGGGGATGAAATCTTCCTTGAACAGGAGCTTGAGCGCGTCGGCGAGCGGGTGGAACAGCCCCCCCAGGGTCAGCCCCAGGATCTTCGCGCGGTTGGGCCCGCGGCGGTCCTGCATGTAGGCCGCCCCCTTGCGCTCCGCCCACACGAGGATCGGGACGAGGGAGAGGGTGAAGACGAGCATCACCGCCACACGCGCGACGGACACCACGAGATCGAACAGGTTGCTCATCCCTTCCCCCCGGCCACCTGGCCCCGCTCCCCGAGGGACTCGTAGCTCATTCCGGCAAAGGGGGCCTCGGTCTGCGCGATCGCCCGGAACACCGACGCCTCCCCGGCGTATTTCCACGCCGCTCCGAGACGGTTCGCAAGGCCCGAGATGATCTCGATGGCGCCGCGCGCCTT
This Candidatus Deferrimicrobiaceae bacterium DNA region includes the following protein-coding sequences:
- the nuoK gene encoding NADH-quinone oxidoreductase subunit NuoK, yielding MMEPSAYLLLSGILFGIGVAGVVARKNVLIIIMSVEIMLNAVNVAFIAVGSHRGDVTGSVFAFMVMTVAAAEAAVGLAILIAIFRLKETVDVTELSVLKW
- a CDS encoding NADH-quinone oxidoreductase subunit J, whose amino-acid sequence is MEPVLFVIFGAIATGGAIMVVTRKHPMASALYLILTLFAVAALFVLRQAHFLAAIQVIVYAGAVVVLFIFVIMLINVPEDKLPVERVTGIRFLGVLVAGLLILESALVARRSGMAGTPAVDSGSVQAVGRALFTDYLLAFEITSVLLLAAMIGAITLAKRKI
- a CDS encoding NADH-quinone oxidoreductase subunit I, with the translated sequence MAIGIIKVARPRKMSSTEALYLVEIVKGLGVTMGHLLRNIVRQENIPTIEYPEVRRVMPPRFRGLHRLMKRPDGTPRCVACYCCGTACPAKCITIVAGESPDPKVEKYPVRFDIDMLRCIFCGQCVEACPCDAIRMDTGWYTPAEHTREKLIYTIDMLLEK
- the nuoH gene encoding NADH-quinone oxidoreductase subunit NuoH, with the translated sequence MSNLFDLVVSVARVAVMLVFTLSLVPILVWAERKGAAYMQDRRGPNRAKILGLTLGGLFHPLADALKLLFKEDFIPDHAHRLFYQMAPMFALAPALMTFAVIPFGPPVVIAGREVALQVADLNVGILYIFAISGMAVYGVILAGWASNSKYPLLGGLRSSAQMVSYEVSLGLSIIGLVMVFRSVRLSEIVASQGTLLWGVLPKWGVFVQPLGFLLFLVAVYAEANRTPFDLPEGESEIVAGFHTEYASFKFSIFFMAEYIHMVVGSALIATLFFGGWQVPYLADSGFQFPLGISFGLPAALVLLLRIGAFVGKVLFFAWLFIWVRWTIPRFRYDQVMRLGWKVLLPLSLANIFVTGLVLLLIGGGG